The DNA segment TCTACTTTATCCTTAGTCATGGCACAACAATAATCCGCATCGAAGTCTGGTGTTTCGCCAATTTCATGATCagccaaaaatacaaaatctgaAAACGACGGATAATTTCTTGCCATTTGCGTTGTTTCAAAAGAGTTATCGGTGCCTTCCTCGACACATTCATCTGAGTTCTCCTGCGATTTTGTTTCATCGTAATTGTAAGTATCATCTTCTATAGTTTctgatttgatttcattttccTCAATTGTATTTACTTGCGGTTCCTCCACTATTGCTTCCTGTTCTACTGGCAAGCAATAAACTTCCAACTTGATGGCTTCCTTCGGTGACTCGTGGAATAGCTTAGTTAAGTTCTCGCATGAAGGTTTTGGTGTATCCACGTTATGGCATGTACTTAATTCTTCTTTCGAGCAATCATAAAGTTTGCGCAAATTGGGTACATCATCATCCTCTGCTTCCTCTTCATCGCTATTCGGTTTGGCGGCCAACGCGGAAATCATGCGATTCCAATGCTTTTTCTTTGATATTGCGCCGGTATTACGCGGATAGTTCTTATCCATTTTGGCATATCGATAGTTTACCACAACTGTACGGTAAGTTTCTTTCTCCGTTGATGGTAACCAGTTAGTCTTCTGTGCGCCATTAGACGAATTcgctttgtttttcaaatgagaAGCATGACTGCTATCACTATTTTCTTCCGCTAAAAAGTGGAACAGCTGTTTGCTATAAatgtttttgcataaatattgcaAGATTGTTACCATTGGTCTCACTAGTTTTTGAGTACATGATGTGCGATATTTTAAGTAagctgaattaaatttttttgttgttttttgtttttgaatttggaaaatgttaacaaaaaagCTGACTGTTCATAATTTAGATTTGCtgaagtttaaataaaaagtgaagtgaAATGCGGAAATTGTGGAGTATTTGAAAACAATTCCAATACATTGTtagaaaaaaaagcaacaaattgaTAGTAGCTTCAAAAAATAGttgttcaaaatattatttaccttaAATTGTTATTGAAGTTACCGTGAactttaaaatcttaaaagttttaatgctttttatttgatcaaaaaaataaataaataaaaataaagagtaaatacttacttgttttttagttataattaaaaccaagccaataattcaaataaaaatgctgCAATTGCCATTTGAATTTGTAAAGGGAGTTCCcagttcttaattttatttcaactcACCACTCCGTTATATATGtactcatacataaatatgtataattgaataaaaataggCTGTATTTACGAGTATGTGCATTATATACGTAATGCATTGTTCTTTtatgcctacatacatatatacataaataatgtaaataagtaCCTGGTGCACAGACTACGTTTTCCggtttcatatatgtatgtacatatgtattttccgTCTGTGAGTCTGAGTTTGTGTGTTTCTTATTGTAATTTCAAATTGTTCGGTTTTTTGCATGAATAAGCTATTATAATCTACAATTTtatgttagtatgtatgtatgtataatatgcaTGTTTACATTACATTGAGGTTCATtacaatataacaaaaatataaacatcggtatataaatcattaaaattcacTAGTTTGaccatatatataatttcattaaatttttattaataattttatctaaaaattgTATGCCCATGCATATTGAATTTTggagttttttgttattgtttatagctTTAtcagtttcattaaaatttacacTGTTGATTTAGGTCTTAAATTTATGTTATCATTAAGATTTGTGTTTACCGTTTTTTGGCTTACTTTCTTCAACTTAAAGTAAATACGGCTCTTAACGCtaataaaagtattattttttgtttgttagttTTCCTtaataactgaaatatttttcattttcagaaTAAATTCGCATGCACAGCAACAAAGTACGTgtaagtgcatacatacatatgttcgttTGCCcaatttataaatgtaaaataaatgttttgtacatacacaaatattatgATTAAAAAAGTACGCTTGCAttctaaaattgtttaacatttacatgtttttcaacattttatagACACTTTTTGGTTATtgattatatagtatgtacatatatttgttgcgccatttttattttcgtaaaaacaattttagtgaacatgaaaattttttataaatcaataacacTTTACATAGTAACCAATGTTTTCAATCACATTTCTTAACTGCTTGATTTATtagctttaaaaatttgtatataaccATTTTTAAATAAGTCACGTGTGGTAGATTCCTAGCGCTGTCAAAAAACACTTCAATCAACAATATTGGCACAAGAGTTGTCAACCGTAAAAACCGTTCTAACGGGGGAACAATACTTCGaacttataataaaaatgatGTTTTggacttatttttgttttttctttttttgtttttagaaaatacaatatataaattatgcatattaaattttgttggaGTATACGCACCtgcttatttatgtaaatttgacGTTTCTGATTTAACTTGTTTAGTGTATACCTAttgagttttataaaaattcgaaattcgaaattcgGGACTtttgtgtgtataaatatatgtataaaaatgtaagtaaaaatatatgtacatatgcatgcgtGGACAGACGTTATTGCAGTAGACGCTACGAAATGCGCTGCCCACAGGTAAAGCTTTTTTAGTTCAGTTTTCAGAAATTTCATTAATGCACATGTTTATATTGgaagtgaaaatatatgtaagttgtacatatttctatatacacatataaatatatatatgtatatacatatatatgggtCGGGTTTGAGTGGAGCTTCAACAGTATTTTCGCACGCTATTTTCCAATAACAAAgtcaagtaaaatattttaaagttaacaTACCTTTAATTTATAAAACGATTCAAGACTTATTTGACGTACTTTCGAAGTTAGCTACAATTGTATGCATGTACTTACACATCGCAATCGAAAAGTGCACACCTAAAGttttaattctgaaatattttgcgCGTGTGTTTGTGGAGACCTAAAACTAgcgctttaaatattttatgtaaataaatatacatttgtacatacgtATTTATAGATTTGCTGTATGTGCGagacatgtttgtatgtttatatgtacatatgtatttatttatatatagactTATATGGTTATATACTTAGCTACttacaaatttcgaaatttcgtcTCTGTGTAGTTTTGAGTATTTGCCTAGTCCTTAACAAGCTAGTTTATTTATCTTCGCTTATCCTTAAGACATTTACAAAGATTTAATGAGAACATGCGTTATATGATTATACAGTTACATACATTGTGGTtgcaagcaaataaatatgtatgtatatatattaatgcTTTAGAATGAGTTCGaaattcttttagtttttataatatttatgctGAAACTTCGCAGCTTGTTTGTTGGCGCTGTTGGCTTCGGTTGTCATACAGTTTGTTAGTTTGTTAACGATTTTTTAATGGTTCTCAtgcacatttgttgttgcattaaccAACTCCTGCCTTTTAAACCAATCATTTTCACGAGAAAAAATTtccaccaaaaaaaaatttcacaaaaaaaatttccacaaaaaaaaatttccacaaaaaaaatattttagccatatttttatactaacGCTAAATGAGAATACTTCTATTAtgctattttgttgttgttcacttaCAAACGTAACAGTTTTTTACACTTGCATGCATGTATTATAAAAAGGTGTAttcaaaagtttgaaaattattatttttttttttataaatttatatacatcaTAGTTTTCGCGCTTAATATGtttgtacttatacatacatacatttttcttatattcctttattttcaataatacataattttgcattttgtgtgtgttcatcgtatattcaaaatatgtttCTCAAATACATACTTTATTGCTATGATTTGTGTTTTgtcttgttttcttttattaactTAATGTTACAAGTTCTTGAATACCACTGAAAATTCTTCACAATTAcacattttgttttcttaattatCTGCTTTTGTTACATTAATAGTTTAAAAGTTCATCTTTATGATTTTGGCTAATTTTATTCGAAAGTTACTGGACGacataatgaaaaaaatgaaagtatTGCATACCAAACTTCGGTCATATATAATCCGATCTGTAAAGTACAGAGCACGTATTCCAGACGTAGTTTGTATTCTTGTAGAAGTAATATGTAGGAGACACCGAAAAAGCATGGGACTGTTAGGAAAACAGATAAAATAACTGGCCAGcctgtaaaaagaaaaaaacagtataaacatattacaataacaaagtTTTTAATGCATATTGAAGTATTAAGGCGTTATATAcggttagaattttcaaaaaaaatcatttttttattttattttcttaatgtactaatatttaagaatacacacataaaatttcatatcgttccgtTGAATATTTtggaagttacacgcaaattggAAAAGGTGTTTCggagtgcttggaagtacaaggTCAAacattaaacgcgtttttctcaaaatgctgttttcaaagtcggtgaccaataTTGCTCGAAAACGGCTAAAGCTATTAgactcaaattttaacacgagtttttaaatacatttttttagtaattaaacgaaaattttttctcaccgattaatattttttataaacaatttaattgcaaaattttggtcaaaaataattttttttagaaaccgccattttgtcaaaaaattttattttgcttattttccaattaattgctagatttaacattactttaacgaaatctctttggctttttaatttcagaggatccagtttAGATATATAGTGGtaaccgcaaaacgtcttttttgagtggaactcccggagatcagctgtagttctttccaaataaatatttttactaatactaagtcttaaaatacaggtaaaagataccataatattagtacaaatttttgtatccataaatttacaagttttctcagaaaaaattctggaaaatacgcttttttcggccttctaaatatacatatgtaacacaAATTATTAACACAAAAGCTTTAAAGAaagtctttttaatttaaatttcgcgcgttCCATTAAATTGTGTGtgcaaaatcaaatttctgatgccGTTATGTTCAGAATGTTAGAAGAGACTTTCAGTGATTGTCGCGAGCAAATGTTGTTGATTGGTACAAAtgattcaaagagggtcgagaacgcgttgacgacgaaccacgtccaggacggtcatcaacatcaactgatgatcaacacgtcagtaaaataaagaaattggaattgaatcagagatcttactggcatcgctAGCATATCGGAGATCATTTGTACCTAAgtaaagtgaaagcacgattggttccaaaagcactactttttttttgaaaaacagtgtcgcgttaacgtctgtgaaacaattaACTTGACGCTAATATGACTTAAGCCATAGCAGCCTAGatgaattttaactttttttatatgtatttaaaagttttcataaaaaaacttgattttgatcgttcaatttgtatgacagctatatgctatagtgatccgatctgaacaaattcttcggAGAACACATTTTTGCCTTCCATAATAAGTCATTCCCAAAAtttcatatctacatacatatatctcagaactgggggactagttcgcgtatatacagatggacatggctaaatttaCTCAGCTCGACACGCTGATCACTTACACAAGGTGGCGCTTGAATTgtgctacaaaaacaaagcgtaataacttttttcatttggcaggttattatttaaattttgtaaaaatgtatgtttggGTTCCGAAAAGAGGGTTTGGACAGTGCAGCGGTACCATGCTTTGCCGTCCGCCTTTTCCGTGCAAAGGAAATTCAGACGGGATTTCGGGGGCACTCCCCTGAGCAGATAGACCATTATGGCGCTGGTAAATATGTTTGCCGAATCTGAAAATATCGCAAGGCGACCGTACCATCGAGTTCCGTATGTTTGTGTTCAAGAAACAATCACGGCTGTTGTATCGTTAATTCAGGCAAACCCAAGAGTTTCGATTCGCAATTATCGGCGTAACTTGGAGTTAGCATGCGATCATTACAATGGATAATTCATGACGACTTAAATCTATTTCTGCACAAAGTGCATATAACAAGCCGATTAAACCCTCAATACTATACTACCCTATCTACCCTGCCCATTCGCATGgagttttgacaaaaaaaaaaatattgaaagggCCGAGGAACACTATAATTTGATAAGATGTCTTATGAAGCCCATTTTGATCTATACGGaattgtaaacaagcaaaattgccaaatATGTAGTGCCTAAAAACCAGAAATAATTCTCGAGACGGAACTTCAACCAGAACCAGTCACTGTGTGGGGCGCAGATTCATCAAGGTGTATTGTCGGGCCATAATTCTTTGAAGAAAACGGTGTAACAGTAACTGTCAATGGAAACCGTTATTTAAAGATGTTGAATGAGGTTTTTTTTACCCAGAACTGCGCCGAAAACGTATCTCTTTCAATAGCGTTTGGTTCCAGCTAGATGAAACAAATGCACACATAGTCAGACCGGTTATTGCGGAGCTCCAAcggaaatttgaaaacaaatgaatATCAATTCACTTTCCGCTAGCCTCCAAGGTTTCCTGACTTTTTTATGAGGTTATGTCAAGCaagaaatgtataaataaaaccGAGAAATGCGACTGAATGGAAGCAGtgcattaaatatataattgaggCGATTCCGACTTCAAACCTTCATGccgaagaaaattaattaattgttttagaaAAACAGTGTTATAGAtaatatttacagttttttgcttatatgtatattgtaattttgagttttttataaaataatttccataCTTTTATCAGCTAAAGAGCCCTTGCGTCCGAGTATGATGCGTATCGTCTCTAAAATGCAGAAACCAATCACAACAGCCGAATCTCGTGCCAAAACGTTATTCGGATATGATAGATTGATGGCCTTCAGCAGACCCATACTCAGTTCACAGCAGGCGAACATTCCAAAGTAGAAGGAATTCAAATAGATTAGCACTTCGTAGCCAAGACTAGGATTGGCTTTCTTTGGCACATGAATCGGTGGCTTCTTTGGCGGTGGCATTTCGCTACACTTTTACATCAATCGTTCTTCTCAACTACGCTGGTTTCTATATACGTAAACACTATGAACTAACAGTTTGTGGATTTGAGCGTGTTTTCATTTTCGCCATGTTTTCTTAAAGGATTCAAACTTAATTTTAGATTTCACTACAAAAAATAGCACTGTAACTAAACAGCGTGTGCTGGCGCTTGTgacaaataatgcaaaactaTTGCTTCTGGGTAATCAAAATGTGTGTTCAGAGTAGCTTCACGCTCGTACCGCGTAGTTATAGTACTATATGTCTCGGCGCGTATTTATAGACTGACCACGGTATGTTTGCGTTGCACAGATTGTTGGCGGTGCAATTGATGGTACCTTTGGCTATATATTCGAGCATTGTATCAGTATCGGCCCGGCGATGAAAATGTCGCTCTATAACAATTCACAATAAGTATGTGTACGAGATGCATATCTGCATATAGTACATGCAAAAGGCACTAGATTATTACCATTGCTTGTTGGCATGCATTGTTGTAAGTGTACTAGCATTTGGGATTTTGGCACCGTTCCGTAGGGAACGTCATCAAGGACGTTCATTTACCCTACGGTCTCGTGAATTTCAATGCTCAAAACTACTCTCCTAGTGAGTAATTTCGACAGAGCATGGAAACCGAGAAACCGAGAAAGAATTAGAAAGCAacattagaattttttttttttcaattaaccgAAAGTCATAGGCGGTTCAAATGTGGCAGCAAACTTAGAATCCGAGCTTTTCGCAATGCAATGTGCGGTATAATTGGTTTGTTCAAGCGCTATAGCgcggaaattatttttaataaataataataatatatgaatttatcaataaatgtttaaattatttattagcaACATTTAAGCGCTGGCTTcggttaatatatattttaagaaattgcaATTTCAAATTAATGAAAGAAGTTGCAAGTTTGATTTTCAGGAAGTGCTTTAAGAATGGCATGcataatttattgattttttggttcagctcgtatttttcacttttgattGTTGTGTTTATAGATTTATTAAGCCCCTGGAATATTACACACATCATTATTTATATACgtctatatataaaaatctgtacatatttatatgcttacAAGCATGCCTATATAGCTAAGCGTGCGTGGAGTCATAAAATCTTTAGTTTATTGCAATTTCTCGCTACAAAAAGGCACAGCTGCAGCCGATCGCATCTGTTGCTTATGCACCTAATTAAGATAATTATTACACCTCACACTCACAGACTTATGCGTTCATTACCTTCCTACGAGGCagttcttttgcttttgtttaatgTAGAGGTTTTCTCGTATGCtttttttttcactggcggCTAGCTATGGCGGTGAttgctatttttaatatatctgaGGCAAATTTAGTAGTGCATATAGAATCTTAAAATCTGCACAAGTTAGCGCCAAACTAGCTATTGAATACTATCCATACAATTCAGTTTGTGTGTTTTGGGTTTCGTGACATGTCGCGTTCGGTAATCAGGCGCATCGATTTCGTCTGCGTATACAAAAAAGTGCATTAAGCTGAAACGCAAATTTAGTGCTAAAACTTAAATTACAAAACTTAaccaaatttatatttacagaaGTGCGCTAAAATGCGGTGTAGACTTACCTGAAAGTacaaagtatataatataactcTTGTCCAAACAGCCTAAGTGGTTTCGACATAGGAAAATGCTCAAATTGGTCTCAAAATATTGgtttacatatgtttatgtatatcaTAGGCTTAGTTTCGGGTCATCTCTTATATATTAAACGCATCAACTATGTTTCAAGAGCATATGTATGAATGGCGTTTGTCGTAGTTGCACTACAGTTAGGCTATTGAGTTGGCTTCACTGCTAAAATTGTGTATTATTTTCGTTTGAGGAAATGCATCACTTCTTCTGCTTATTCTTGCAATTCTGACCATGAAGATTAACGTTGTGAGCTTTTCGCTAAAAGTTGCCTATATTTTTACTTTCGTTCTTTATGTGTTTTCGATTTCGAAGTACAAAACGAGCTATTTTTTACGTATTCGTCCTTACTCTTGTATCAGTACCATTATATAGAATCATTAACATTGCTTGTTCATGCATCAAATCATACATGAAATTGTTCCAAGTTCGTCGTTACAACTTTAATGTAAATTCTTATCGACTGCTAGGTATACGAAACATCGCCAAACATGGTGCAGATGAAGACACAGGCATACACTAGTTCAGCACCTTGGAGGGCTATCATTAAGGCACTCAGAATCAATTCGAGTTTGAGAACATAGGTTTGAAAAAGACATAAATAGATAACAAGAGCAAGACTGGGCAGTGTTAATATTACGGATGCTGTTGCTTGCCAGCCTACAagtagaaatcaaaaaaaaaaaaaattattaaaaatttatataaacgacatgcgtttgtatatatgcatgtatatatacatatattattatatatttttataaactatgtatgtacattagggtgatacGTATAAGCACTTAGAATTTACTATTGTTTTCAGTCACTTCGTTTCAATCGAattttgaacatatgtatgtatgtgtaatgtgtaaaaaattgtatttaaaaacaacTTCGGTTTTATTATAACCGACTCGGTACTTAGGATTTAGAATTTTCGTGTTACTCTCAAACTTCACCTAATAATATATATTGGGtcgtcgaaaaagtcttttcgtatttctaatcaaacttcaacttatttttttatatttatactacactttttgccatttttccgctagagacattattccatcagtgtaaatcgaaatttcgaaatttccaaaacggaagcgagcgaaccattgttgtgctacgcgaactgatacagcattgtctccgtaaacttcacaaatttccttGGTGGTTGACGTGgttttcttcccttttttatacaaaatttcaaaatatagcgaatttcttcattattttaacacatttttgaacagctgtaactttttttcaacttccccgaacttaatttttttggttatgcAGCTTAAAATCCCACCTTTTCAACACtatgtatatggtatgacaaaatacgaaacgactttttcgactaaccagtATAAAATGCGTTCTTGCCGCACAGAAGAACAATTCTTGCTACTATTTAACTTTTTACTGCTATTCAGGGATGCCTTGTCGAGGTTTTTTAAATGGTTAACATGTTCtagttaatttttcttttacattgtaataaaaaattacaatctaataaaaaattaggtgaaaaatatttttaataaaacttttgattacataattgtatgcatataaaataaggacataactattaaaatttatggCGTGCTGTCATAATTGAAATTCCTCACCCATAAGCAAATTACtgtcaatatttatatacatacatacatgaatattTATAAACCTTTTGTCCTAtaggaaattttatatattaaacttttatttaaaatcatcatctatatttatatacgaGTTGCTACTTCACCATAATTACATTCTATAcacagtatacatatatgctgtattagagatatacatatgtatttcatacTACTCCTcaaacttataaaatattaatatcaagGCAAAAAATTGTGGCTTTAGCTACTGCCGAGGAGCTTTTGAATGTACTAACACGATTAAAGGTATGATATTGCTTAACTTGTAGCGAttactgttaaaaaaaagagcATACTTGTAtgtcattaaattaaaaacgtcagttaaattttttcctgcGGGGTTCAAAGTTTCGAGCTAAGTTTTGTTTACAGTGTAGGCATATAAACAATGCATATcacccacatatgtacatatatgcaatacatacacatgtacacgAAGTGCTGAAAATTTAATAGATATGAAAAACAAGTGGCAAACATTTTTAGTACATACCTCGATCGCTTAAACTGCTCTTCCGACCTAATACAATTCGTATTGTTTCCACAATGCACAATGCGAGTAATATGCACCCTTCTCGCGTCAACTCTTGCGTAGTATAATTCAATCCGATTGCCTTCAGAACACCGACACCAATCTCAAATATGGCGTACATTCCAAAGTAAAACGAATTCAAATACATGAGGATTTCGTAAATGAGACTGGCATTCATTTTAATAGGAGTACGTCACCGCGTTTGGAGCCG comes from the Bactrocera neohumeralis isolate Rockhampton chromosome 2, APGP_CSIRO_Bneo_wtdbg2-racon-allhic-juicebox.fasta_v2, whole genome shotgun sequence genome and includes:
- the LOC126754906 gene encoding uncharacterized protein LOC126754906 — its product is MYSKTSETNAEENSDSSHASHLKNKANSSNGAQKTNWLPSTEKETYRTVVVNYRYAKMDKNYPRNTGAISKKKHWNRMISALAAKPNSDEEEAEDDDVPNLRKLYDCSKEELSTCHNVDTPKPSCENLTKLFHESPKEAIKLEVYCLPVEQEAIVEEPQVNTIEENEIKSETIEDDTYNYDETKSQENSDECVEEGTDNSFETTQMARNYPSFSDFVFLADHEIGETPDFDADYCCAMTKDKVDGTQQTCIIKNTTKATQKPERNSEQLQTIKKSCRRSSTLSAQNCENCLELAVAEIPKETGKPKTTQNQGGFRQRQQELHRYRIAVEQKRLELLEVKLQRERDEMLREQILFEKEIEFKTTQIRQLNDDKIVDIL
- the LOC126754946 gene encoding transmembrane protein 216, whose protein sequence is MPPPKKPPIHVPKKANPSLGYEVLIYLNSFYFGMFACCELSMGLLKAINLSYPNNVLARDSAVVIGFCILETIRIILGRKGSLADKSWPVILSVFLTVPCFFGVSYILLLQEYKLRLEYVLCTLQIGLYMTEVWYAILSFFSLCRPVTFE
- the LOC126754951 gene encoding uncharacterized protein LOC126754951, yielding MNASLIYEILMYLNSFYFGMYAIFEIGVGVLKAIGLNYTTQELTREGCILLALCIVETIRIVLGRKSSLSDRGWQATASVILTLPSLALVIYLCLFQTYVLKLELILSALMIALQGAELVYACVFICTMFGDVSYT